One stretch of Arachis duranensis cultivar V14167 chromosome 1, aradu.V14167.gnm2.J7QH, whole genome shotgun sequence DNA includes these proteins:
- the LOC107493974 gene encoding DEAD-box ATP-dependent RNA helicase 20 isoform X1, producing MNPYDNRYSDAASYRNRRSDILGSGPFMPPPVVGRGAAVPYGAPPVPYGAGRGAPNAFGSSSVTSFTPPPGGFNIGRGGGGLGNGHAGGRKDGGGRYGTGGRGRGGTGRNGGTGRGGGSGFRGGRSHGGGRGGGGGRHGGRSSKDELNKISLPKQDFKNLVPFEKNFYVESPAVRAMSDQEVMHYRASREITVQGHDVPKPIRMFHEARFPDYCLEVIENLGFVEPTPIQAQGWPMALKGRDLIGIAETGSGKTLSYLLPALVHVSAQPRLSHGDGPIVLVLAPTRELAVQIQEEAQKFAGRANIRTTCIYGGAPKGPQIRDLQRGVEIVIATPGRLIDMLEAQHTNLQRVTYLVLDEADRMLDMGFEPQIRKIVGQIRPDRQTLYWSATWPKEVEALARQFLRNPYKVIIGSPELKANQSINQVVEVVTDAEKYNRLIRLLKEVMDGSRILIFMETKKGCDQITRQLRMDGWPALSIHGDKNQAERDWVLAEFKNGRSPIMTATDVAARGLDVKDIKCVVNYDFPSSLEDYVHRIGRTGRAGAKGTAHTFFTHANAKYARALIKILQDAGQVVSPALSALARSAGSAQLGSGGSFRSRGRGGFGNRGGRSGSNTIPLGSKRPWHGM from the exons GCCGCTTCTTATCGCAACCGTCGCAG CGATATCCTCGGTTCTGGACCATTCATGCCGCCTCCTGTTGTAGGTCGTGGTGCTGCGGTCCCCTACGGTGCCCCTCCGGTCCCTTATGGTGCAGGAAGAGGAGCTCCGAATGCCTTCGGGTCCTCGTCGGTAACTTCCTTTACGCCCCCTCCTGGTGGTTTCAATATAGGCCGAGGCGGTGGTGGACTTGGTAATGGCCATGCTGGTGGCAGAAAAGACGGCGGAGGTCGTTACGGTACTGGTGGAAGAGGTCGCGGAGGTACTGGTAGAAACGGCGGAACTGGTAGAGGCGGTGGAAGCGGTTTTAGGGGAGGCAGAAGTCATGGTggtggaagaggaggaggaggtggtaGACATGGTGGACGGTCATCGAAGGATGAATTGAACAAGATTTCCTTGCCAAAGCAGGATTTTAAGAATTTGGTCCCTTTTGAGAAGAATTTCTACGTTGAGTCCCCTGCAGTGAGGGCCATGTCCGATCAAGAAGTGATGCATTATCGTGCCAGTAGAGAAATAACAGTGCAAGGCCATGATGTGCCGAAACCCATTCGGATGTTCCATGAGGCCAGGTTTCCTG ATTACTGCCTTGAGGTGATTGAAAACCTGGGATTTGTTGAGCCGACTCCAATCCAGGCCCAGGGTTGGCCGATGGCTCTTAAAGGCAGAGATTTGATTGGCATTGCGGAGACTGGCTCCGGCAAAACTTTGTCATATCTGCTTCCTGCTTTGGTGCATGTCAGTGCACAACCTCGACTGT CACATGGGGATGGTCCCATTGTCTTAGTTTTAGCACCAACTAGAGAGTTAGCTGTTCAAATTCAAGAAGAAGCTCAGAAATTCGCAGGACGGGCAAATATTAGAACTACATGCATCTATGGTGGTGCACCAAAGGGACCTCAAATTCGTGACCTTCAAAGGG GTGTAGAGATTGTTATTGCTACACCAGGTCGCCTTATAGATATGCTGGAAGCTCAGCACACAAACTTGCAGAGAGTTACTTACCTTGTCTTGGATGAAGCTGATAGGATGTTGGACATGGGTTTTGAACCTCAGATAAGGAAAATTGTAGGCCAG ATTCGACCAGATAGACAGACGTTATATTGGAGTGCTACATGGCCAAAGGAGGTTGAAGCTCTGGCAAGGCAGTTCCTGCGCAACCCATATAAG GTAATTATTGGGTCACCGGAACTGAAAGCAAACCAATCTATAAATCAAGTTGTTGAAGTTGTGACAGATGCAGAGAAATATAACAG ATTGATTAGATTGCTGAAAGAAGTGATGGATGGGAGCCGAATTCTAATATTTATGGAGACAAAAAAGGGATGTGATCAAATTACAAGACAATTGAGGATGGATGGATGGCCAGCTCTATCCATCCATGGTGATAAAAACCAGGCTGAAAGAGACTGGGTTTTGGCTGAGTTTAAGAATGGTAGAAGTCCAATAATGACTGCCACTGATGTTGCTGCACGGGGTCTTG ATGTGAAAGACATAAAATGTGTGGTCAATTATGATTTTCCTTCAAGCCTGGAAGATTATGTACACAGAATTGGTCGAACTGGTCGTGCAGGGGCTAAAGGGACTGCGCACACCTTCTTCACACATGCTAATGCTAAGTATGCGAGGGCTCTGATAAAGATTTTACAAGATGCAGGTCAGGTTGTGAGTCCTGCACTATCTGCATTGGCTAGGTCAGCTGGTTCTGCTCAATTAG GATCCGGAGGAAGCTTTCGATCAAGAGGACGTGGAGGCTTTGGCAACAGAGGTGGAAGATCAGGATCCAATACCATTCCTCTAGGTTCAAAAAGGCCTTGGCATGGTATGTAG
- the LOC107493974 gene encoding DEAD-box ATP-dependent RNA helicase 30 isoform X2 → MNPYDNRYSDAASYRNRRSDILGSGPFMPPPVVGRGAAVPYGAPPVPYGAGRGAPNAFGSSSVTSFTPPPGGFNIGRGGGGLGNGHAGGRKDGGGRYGTGGRGRGGTGRNGGTGRGGGSGFRGGRSHGGGRGGGGGRHGGRSSKDELNKISLPKQDFKNLVPFEKNFYVESPAVRAMSDQEVMHYRASREITVQGHDVPKPIRMFHEARFPDYCLEVIENLGFVEPTPIQAQGWPMALKGRDLIGIAETGSGKTLSYLLPALVHVSAQPRLSHGDGPIVLVLAPTRELAVQIQEEAQKFAGRANIRTTCIYGGAPKGPQIRDLQRGVEIVIATPGRLIDMLEAQHTNLQRVTYLVLDEADRMLDMGFEPQIRKIVGQIRPDRQTLYWSATWPKEVEALARQFLRNPYKVIIGSPELKANQSINQVVEVVTDAEKYNRLIRLLKEVMDGSRILIFMETKKGCDQITRQLRMDGWPALSIHGDKNQAERDWVLAEFKNGRSPIMTATDVAARGLGRITVY, encoded by the exons GCCGCTTCTTATCGCAACCGTCGCAG CGATATCCTCGGTTCTGGACCATTCATGCCGCCTCCTGTTGTAGGTCGTGGTGCTGCGGTCCCCTACGGTGCCCCTCCGGTCCCTTATGGTGCAGGAAGAGGAGCTCCGAATGCCTTCGGGTCCTCGTCGGTAACTTCCTTTACGCCCCCTCCTGGTGGTTTCAATATAGGCCGAGGCGGTGGTGGACTTGGTAATGGCCATGCTGGTGGCAGAAAAGACGGCGGAGGTCGTTACGGTACTGGTGGAAGAGGTCGCGGAGGTACTGGTAGAAACGGCGGAACTGGTAGAGGCGGTGGAAGCGGTTTTAGGGGAGGCAGAAGTCATGGTggtggaagaggaggaggaggtggtaGACATGGTGGACGGTCATCGAAGGATGAATTGAACAAGATTTCCTTGCCAAAGCAGGATTTTAAGAATTTGGTCCCTTTTGAGAAGAATTTCTACGTTGAGTCCCCTGCAGTGAGGGCCATGTCCGATCAAGAAGTGATGCATTATCGTGCCAGTAGAGAAATAACAGTGCAAGGCCATGATGTGCCGAAACCCATTCGGATGTTCCATGAGGCCAGGTTTCCTG ATTACTGCCTTGAGGTGATTGAAAACCTGGGATTTGTTGAGCCGACTCCAATCCAGGCCCAGGGTTGGCCGATGGCTCTTAAAGGCAGAGATTTGATTGGCATTGCGGAGACTGGCTCCGGCAAAACTTTGTCATATCTGCTTCCTGCTTTGGTGCATGTCAGTGCACAACCTCGACTGT CACATGGGGATGGTCCCATTGTCTTAGTTTTAGCACCAACTAGAGAGTTAGCTGTTCAAATTCAAGAAGAAGCTCAGAAATTCGCAGGACGGGCAAATATTAGAACTACATGCATCTATGGTGGTGCACCAAAGGGACCTCAAATTCGTGACCTTCAAAGGG GTGTAGAGATTGTTATTGCTACACCAGGTCGCCTTATAGATATGCTGGAAGCTCAGCACACAAACTTGCAGAGAGTTACTTACCTTGTCTTGGATGAAGCTGATAGGATGTTGGACATGGGTTTTGAACCTCAGATAAGGAAAATTGTAGGCCAG ATTCGACCAGATAGACAGACGTTATATTGGAGTGCTACATGGCCAAAGGAGGTTGAAGCTCTGGCAAGGCAGTTCCTGCGCAACCCATATAAG GTAATTATTGGGTCACCGGAACTGAAAGCAAACCAATCTATAAATCAAGTTGTTGAAGTTGTGACAGATGCAGAGAAATATAACAG ATTGATTAGATTGCTGAAAGAAGTGATGGATGGGAGCCGAATTCTAATATTTATGGAGACAAAAAAGGGATGTGATCAAATTACAAGACAATTGAGGATGGATGGATGGCCAGCTCTATCCATCCATGGTGATAAAAACCAGGCTGAAAGAGACTGGGTTTTGGCTGAGTTTAAGAATGGTAGAAGTCCAATAATGACTGCCACTGATGTTGCTGCACGGGGTCTTGGTAGGATCACTGTGTATTAA